The sequence GTGGCCGATGGTCCCCGGCGGCGGGGCTGGAGTGCAGCTGCGGGGCGGATGGGAGTGGATTGCTTGCGGGCCCCGTTTCCTCggccggggctctgctgccgCGGAGTTGCGGAGCGCCGGGCTTCCGGAGCAGCCGCTTGGCTCGGAAGGGGTTTTGCGGGTGAGAGGCCTGTGCAGGCGACTGCAGGGCCCGGTAGGGAGGTGCCGTGCGCGTTGTGCCCGCGGCAGTGGCGGCTGGCGGCCGTGCAGCGCTGCGCTCTGCGGCGGCCCCCGGGAGGTACGAGTGGTCCCCGCAGCAGGTGCTGCTAGTCCCTTGCAGTGACTTGCGGTTGTGTCTTCATGCGGCGTGTGCTGTGAGGGATTTGTAGGAAGAAGGGAACGCAGTTTTCTGCTGCTCGCATTCTCTGATCCACCTCTAgctgaaataaaatcagttgCGACTGAAGGAGTTGTATATAGCCCTGTGCGGCCGAACCTGGACCTCTTTGCCTTGGCTCTCCCAAGTGTGTTGGTGACAGGTTTTTCTGGTGAGCATTTGTGTAAGCAGCTGGGGAATCTCAGCTTTGGAATGGCAAGCTCTAACCATCAGGTGAATtataatttttgttaaaatctTTCTGAGAAGTTtcaaccagattttttttttttttttttttgttttttttttttgtttttttttttttttgttagctCAACATCTCTTTTCCGGCTACTGGCTGCCAAAAGCTCATTGAAGTAGATGATGAGCGTAAGCTCAGGACATTTTATGAAAAACGAATGGCCACGGAGGTGCTGGCTGATTCCCTTGGTGAGGAGTGGAAGGTAAGTAGTGCAGAAGAATGTGTAAGAGTTGTATTTGAGGAGCTTGAAATACAAAATTTCTCCAGTATGCACTTGTCAGCTATAGTATGTGTATGGTGTGCATTTGGTGGTCAAGTTGACAGGTTCTCTTGCTGTGTGTGTACTGACCTTGCTGCTTAGGCTAGCCTCTTCCAGTATTTAACTtaattggggggggggggttgtttttAAAACCTTGTGGTTAGTTTCTTCTCTCTCACAGCTCCCCTTCACAGTAGCTTATTGCTCTTCATTGGAGTGCTGTCTTTTGGTATTCAGGACAGGTTAAATCTGCAGTATAAAGCTGCTGGTTGTTAAGAATTGATTTTGTTTAAACTGCTGCTAATGTGTGAGAAAAAACATGTTTGGCCTGGTGGATGGGCTTGGTCCATATTAGTGCTAATATGGACTGCGCAGCTGAACTTAAAGAATGTGATCTTTTCTGCTGCCATCTTCACAAGGAAAGTGGTCAAACTTTTTTCCTGTATATCACTACTCTAGACACTACTGTGTTTTCAGTTTGTGACAATAACTGGCTTTATTTAAGCCTACAGTTGCAGAAAAGCTAAATAATGGTAAGAGGTTTTGTGCTGCTACTTTCCAACAAAACTTCAAAGTGATATAAATCATACTAACTGTAAGTTCTGGTATGCAGAGGtacttttttacatttttagaGTGAAATTGCTGAGCTGTTCAGAGGTGTTGGTTAAAGTTGCATGCACTACTGGTAGCAGTGACTCCAGCTGTATCATGGACATGCTGCTCCGTTGTTCCATGCGGTATCTACTGTGGTATCTACTGCTTGAGGGAATAAGGACGTGAGTAACTCAGAAGTGTTCCTGTTGCAGGGGTACGTTGTCCGGATAAGCGGTGGCAATGACAAGCAAGGCTTCCCCATGAAGCAGGGTGTCCTGACCCACGGGCGTGTCCGCCTTCTGCTCAGCAAGGGCCACTCCTGCTACCGCCCCCGGAGAACCGGCGAGAGGAAGCGCAAGTCTGTCCGTGGCTGCATCGTTGATGCGAACCTGAGTGTCCTGAACTTGGTCATAGTGAAAAAGGGTAAGGGTCTGAGTGGAACAGCCAGTACAGAGGTAGACGTAGACACCTGGAAGGAGCCTGCTTGATAGTGGTTCGTAAGCTGCGTGGAGTGGAAATGGCAGTCCCAGTTTCAGAGCACAAATGCATCTTAGCAGTCCTGAGAGCATTGCATTCTTGTAATGCTAAAACTGGTTACTGAAGCACTTCTTGTTGCTGCAGAAATCTGATGGTGTCAAAGGAGCTAAGAGTGGCTGGGGTGGTGCTATTGACAGCTGAACCCCAAAGATTACCTAGCATTACCTTGAATTCTTGCGTATTTTAAACGCAGGGTTTTGCTTATGAACCTGGTGCTCAGTAGTGTAGTAATCGGCGTGTTTAAACTTACATTCCCAAAGGTGAAAAGGACATTCCTGGGCTGACTGACACAACTGTGCCCCGTCGTCTTGGTCCCAAGAGGGCCAGCAGGATCCGCAAGCTGTTCAACCTCTCTAAGGAAGATGATGTTCGCCAGTATGTTGTGAGGAAGCCTCTGAACAAAGAGGGTAAGAGCTCCCACTGGTACAGCTCCTCGGGATTCCTGCCGAGCTGACCAGCCCACTGCACTGGACAAAGCTCTGGCGGTAGTGCATCTGGGAAGTTGACACTCACTATATTTAAACTTTGTCAGCCATAACTTGTGGAAAAAAACCAGTTTCTTGGTTGCCTCATTTCCTTCACCCTTCTGCTATGTTCTGTAATGCTTCTCTAAAGTTTAATAGACTCTTTCGCTAGTGTTTCTAATTATAACCCTAAAGTAGTTGCTAATGAAAGTGTAATACAAGGTGGAATGTTATTAAAACTTCTGTAGTGGGGGGCAAAGGCAGTGTAGtgctaagattttttttccccatctgcTCATTCCAGGCAGTCTGAAATGAGGTCTTATTGGCAGGGCCCTGCTTTCCTTACTGCCTCTGTATTGCAGTGTAAGATttttaatttggggtttttgctttTGATcgttgggggggggggggaagtggATTTTTAGAAGAATATAATTAGACTTGTGTACTGTGAAAGtttgggagggaaaggaaaacatcatAGGAAATGGTTTTATCCATTAAAGAATACGATACAGGTGGGCATCACACTGTGGTGTATGACTTAGTCTGTCAGGATGGCTtagtaaaattttatttaaagatatGTGTGGTAGTGTGTTTGCCCGTTGTGGGCAGGTAATCTGTTTTCTGGGGTAAACAATGTCAAACCCCTAAGTAAAATTGTAGATGTCTTTTTAGTGCTGGAAACAAGGCTTATTCTGAAAGCTATATAATGGAGTCCTTTCTTATTAAAAAATCTAGGTCTAGGGGGGAGTTAAAGGACACAGGTCTGTTGAGAAGCTAGGAATTCTCACTTCATTTCTAGTAAGTCCACGAGCATTAAGACAGTATATTGTTAATGCTGTGTCTGGTGATAATTGataatttttcttgtaaaatttgTGAAGGTGCTGAAATTTGTATAGTTGCTGTCATGCGTAGTACTCTAAACCGTGTTATTGTAATAGTAAATCAGAGTTACTCTAAAGTTGTCTGGATGAGGCCTGTGGCCCCTTTGGAAGGTTCTGTGCCATTTGGCTGATTCCCAGTGCTTTTTAGGCAAGAAGCCCCGAACGAAGGCTCCCAAGATCCAGCGGCTGGTGACTCCTCGGGTGCTGCAGCACAAGCGCCGGCGTATCGCCCTGAAGAAGCAGCGCACTCAGAAGAACAAGGAGGAAGCTGCCGAGTACGCGAAGCTGTTGGCCAAGAGGATGAAGGTAGGTTTGCCATTCTAGCTCAGCTGTGTGGAATATAGCTCCAGAATCAAGGGATTTACTCAATTGGACTGTATGGCAAAGTAGCCCTATGCCTACGGCTGCTCTGCACCTGCTAATTTTGAATATAAGTGCCCAAATATGAGTATAAACATAGCTGGTCAGTTGAGGTTTTGgaatatttcttctgtttctgtcatAGAGAATAGAAATTACCAAGCTCACTAATTTGAGAGccttttttgaagaaaattaacagtTAGGGCCTCTgaggatatttttttccatagctATTTTAGTTAAAATTAATTCAGGTTTAACCTCAAGATGCCCAAGCATTTGAGGGGTAGTGTGGAGAAATCAGACTCAATGCTTGATCTTGATGGAGGATAAGTTGGCAAGAAAGTATTTGTTAGTGTGTTTGCCCTTGCTCCTAAAACTGCAGTGACTGCTGAAGCAATACTGAAAGCAGTACAGTTGAAATATTTGGCACAGTGCTTCCTGAATTTCATTACTTCCAGATAGAAACTGAGAGCTGCACCTTTGATGTGTTGGAAACTCTACATCAGTTTCTTAACTAAAATTTTGGGTGTCCACAGTGACATATTTTGGTGTGCAGTGTAACAGTTTTGGGTGTTTGCATACAGTGCAAAGACACAGGTCTGTGCTGGTTTGGATACTTGGCAGAATTCTGAGCTGTAGAAGGGAAATTATTTAGCGCTATTGACTTATAGAATTCATTCCTTCAAGCTGcattttccctggtttgtttCTTGGTATATGTTTTGAAGTGCTTGATGTGTAACATCTCTGTACTTCATGCCTTTCAGGAAGCCAAGGAGAAACGCCAGGAGCAGATTGCCAAGAGGCGCCGGCTTTCTTCTTTGAGAGCTTCTACATCCAAGTCTGAATCAAGTCAGAAGTAAAGATGTTGTGCACAATACTAAAAAGACTTACATTTAATAACCAATAAACTCCTTTGGTGGTAAACTTTCTGTATGAGACTTTGTAGTACATGTTGTTACTTGCAATTTCTTGAACAGGAGTTCAGACTACTGCATCATGCGCAGCAAACTAGAACCACAAACCATGGTCTTGATGCAGTTCTCTTATGAAAAGATTGTGTCACTCACTTTGATATTGAGTATAACCTTGGTAAAACTTTACACCTTCAGCTGATTCTTGGCAGAATTAAGTGCAGTTCAGATGCTCACTGGAACTGGTTCCCCAGGAAATGGCCATAAACCTCTGCCAGAGTTCTGGGCATGTCTGGATGATGCTTAGTCAAAAGCTTTAGTGGTGTGTAGTCCTTTAAAGAGCCCTGGTGTTCCTCTCTGATCCTTTTGGGTTACTGCAAACACGAGATGCTTGTGATTCTGTATGTATTGGAGCATTGTTCTTGAAATTGGTACTGAGCATGAGAAGGCACCTTTTAAAGGTTTGACTTGAAAATTTGACTTGGGGATTAGAAACTGCAGTGGCCTTTATTTACTGGGTGAGGATAGTGGGAATTTGACTCAAAAATTCATGTGTTGGATGATAAAGTGGTCTGCAGCTAAATCAATTGTCTTTGTTCTTTAAATAGTAATTTGGGTCCACTTCTGGTTTTGTTGAGTGTTTCTAGTAAATCAGGCTTCATTGCATCCTAAGAAGTTGGGACGATTTTTATTCCTGTGTGTGCGGCAAGGCTTTTCTGAGTTGGGGCCTCACCAGGCCAGAAGCAGATTTTAATGCATCAGATGAAAAATCTGGATTAACAAATCAAAAGTTGCAGAAGACAAGATCTGCTGCTCATGCATGAGGGGCATGGAAGGATCAAACCTGCGGTCCTTGAAATTTATTGTAGGATACTGGGATACCCATCTCTGACAAGGGCAAAATTTGCCATGAAGCACTTAGGTACAGTGGAACCTTGGACCAAGAGACTTTGCCAAAGCAGTTACCAAGCTTTAAGCCATCTTTCACAGCTGAACTGAGACTTACTGAAGGACAACTAATCAGAAAAGTTAGAGGGATGGTAATTGTGGTTATGCACGAGTTAAATAATGCTGGCTAGgtcaataaaattttaaaagggtacCATTttacaatgtatttttttaatggagacCATGTTCGTTGCCCACAGTTTAATAGTGAAGATCCATAGGCCCTGTTAAACCTGAGCTTCACTAAATGAAAAGGTCGCCTTTTACTCCACGTCACTCAGCTGCAAAAATTAATGCGGAGAAAATGCGGGGAAGAGAGTAACACTCAATAAATTCACAATGCTAAGAATTTTAGTCTGCAGAAGGGAAATAACACTGCCTAACTTCTTAATGCTAGTAAAATACACTTGCACACAGTTAAGAGGTGCTCTGGACAGGGTGTACAAGCACTGAGGCGTGTCCTGGACAAGAACAAGAATGTTTTGAACAGGCTACTACTAAGTAGAGTAGTACAGGCTATTCTGTATGACCTGTCCTGCTATATAGGCTGTGATTGCGTCTTCCTCTAAAGCACTGCAACTAATACCCAGTTGTATGATTGTGTGGAAAAGGTCAGTGGAGTCCTGGTTGTTTTTATCAAGCTTTGAGGATAAGTGGCCTTGTCACACAGGGAATACATGGCCTTATCACTAGTagcaaaaaaatcctttctgcaCTCTTCTCCCTCACTTGTTTCCGGGAACTGCCTTAGTACATCATCTGTTGCTTCCTTCTGCAGTTTTAGGCTTTCAGGTCCAAATTAGGCATGACTTGTAGACTCAAAGAACAATCCTGGCTTGAAGGGACCTTGAAAGATCATCTTGTCTGGCCTGTTCAGGTCTGTGAAAGGTGGTTCTCCTTGCCCCCATGTCCTCCTCAACTGACATCAGTTAGTGACACAGCAAACGTGGTAAGGGTGCTTTTGCTCCTATCATCCAGATAATTCAATGAGATGTTACAACTTGGAGCCCGGTACTGATCCTTAGGGGGCCCCACTTGGGACAGGCTGCCAGTCTCAGTACAACAAGCTGATCACCTATGAGATGATTCCTGCTTATCTCACGGATCACCCCCATCCAGTGTATACTTGACATTTATATAGGAGGTGGCTATGGGAACCAGTGTCAAATGCTTTGCCAACATCCAGCTGAACTAAACTGCTCTCTCTTGACATGCTATTTTTCTGTAGCACTTACCAATTGAGCCTGGCATAATTTGCCTTTGTTAAACTCACACTGAGTTTTCCCAGTCACCTGCTTTGACCATGGCTTTAGGTCATGGACGACTCAAATGGCCAATCCGAAAGAGGCTAATGAAGAAGGAGCATGTTTTCTCTGCCCTCATGCAGTAGGAACTGCAGTAAAACCACAAGGCCAGCAGCTGCAATAGTCCCTTAACTGCTTAACAGCAGTTCAAAACCTGTGATACTAAACACAATGCCGAGTGCTATCTGGGAATTGCAGCTTTTCCTTGCACGTCTTAGCAGTTTCAACAGGATTTCTGTTCTTTAACGGCAGACTTCCTGCAAGTCTGAAGCTTGGCTGCAAACTCAGACACACCTTAAGTTTCAGGGCAAGTAATGCACCCTGGTCAGAACCTGACCGGTTGCCATTTCACCTCTTTGCAACCAAAGGAATAGAATACACACACCATTGAATTACTTTTAACCAGCAAGGTCTGAATTTAGACAGCGtgacacagaaaacaaatgaggaaaaaatggcaAAGGAAAGCATCTTGAAGAAACCTAAACAAAATGTTGGACCATCCTTCTGAGCTACTCTCATAACTAGGTGAAGTGAGCCCCTGTTCTTCCCAGCAGATTCTGTCTGCCACCCAACTCCATGGAACCACTGAGTCTCCTCCAGGCAACTCTGGAAAACAGTAATGTGCAAACACCTGCTGAAGCAGGACAGAGACTGGTCAAGTCAGCACTTTTTAGAGCTGTCTCAGGGTCAGATTGATGCCCACCAGGAACACAAGGCCTttcctgctcagctgctctggcatATGCGATTATTCCTACACAGAGGCAAAACCTTTCAGATTACTTCTGGACTCTATCAGTTTTCCAGCCTGGCAAGTTGgctcttccttttctttgcagACAATAGAAGTTTGTCTTTACAGAGATGGAAGTAACTATTATTATTAGCAGGGAACTTGCACTCAAGGTTGTTCTGAACACATGAAGCATCAGAGCTTCTTGAAGCAAGCACCTTCTGCTATTTTACCATCACATTCCCTCAAATTTCCCACCAGATTCTGACAGAGGAAGTAGCAGTTCCTTTGTCTCTACAGCTTCAAACCCTGTGTTCATGCTTCTTTGGGGATTCCTCAAATGGAAGCTTTTGTTCCTGTACAGCattcttcctcttctgtctcCTCCCTCAACAGGCCACATGAAGGGTAGGAAATGTTAAGACAGGGTAACATTCTTAGCAAAGAGCAATATTGAAAAGTCAGCAGTgacaaaagcagaggaaaacaaggaaaaccaGTGTGATGCTTGCAAGATACACAAATCCAAAAGACTAACTGttcctcagctctctgtctAAAAATAGGACTAGAAAAATGGGCTTATTATGAATCTGCTCCACAAGCTATCAATCTGTGCTATGCACAGCACTCTCATCAGCCAAGAAAGGCTTTTAGGGTCTTGTATTATTGTTTCTGTCAGATTAATGAACTCACTGCCATACATGAGGGGGTTTGAAAGTTGTGAAGGTGAAGGCCTGAGGCACTGGCAATTTCTACTACTTAAATTTCATCTCAGCCTCACTCCTATCCTTGCCccataaaaaaccaaaacaaaacaaactaaaaagaaaaccccTGCAAACTACATGTAATCCACAACTATGTTATGAGTCAAGAGGTCCACCAATGTTTTGAACAAGCTAGGATGCATCAGGTGAAAGCATCACTCTGTGATCCCTTACGGAGCCACTGAGAAACCAGAACTCCTGGGAAGTGTTCTCCCAAGTAAAGCCACAAATACGCTGCAGAGAGCACCAGCTATCCTCAGGAAGCCAGAGGCCATGCTTTTCCTACAAACAAGAGTTCACAGATTGTCTGAGCCTGTTTTTCACCTGTTCTTACCTCTACTGTTGCCCAGTGCTTGCTGAAGGAGCGACAGAGCCATCCATGCTCTCTAGAAGCCACATCTGCACAGGTGAgtcccattttttattttcctctcccctgcctctgctctttcCCATCATTCAGAAGCCACAGATGTACTGTGAAATAATTACCCAAAAAGAGATTCAAAAGTCTTTTGCTGAACGATAGGCTGAATTTACACTTAAAGATTAAATTCTGTCAGTAATTTGAACTCCAGAGGTGAAAAAAGCTAAACAATGGCACATTTTTTACACAGGATGCATATATACTTTATTTTGGGAACAAcattaaaaattgtttcttaGTCTAGAATATCTATACAGAATTTAGGATATAGAGTGCCCTTTTAAACTCATTTTTTGTCAAATGTACAAAAATATTACAGAGAAACAATTGTTAATCAAAGCACAGTAAATGGATGCCATTTTTCAACAGTTCAAAACAGTCTCTAAACCAGTGCAAATTTTATTGCATTAAGCTTCCCAGCTCACTTAAGAGATTCATAATTTATTCACGCTACATCATTTCATCCTTGTTACAATATAGTTTATTTTAAGCTCCTAATAGGAGTTTAATGTGCTTCTAAACAACAGGAAACTATCCCTTTTATTTGCACCATTGGTTGATGCAGActgaaagaacaaataaaaatgccATCTGATCCTCTCATGTATGCATCACAATATACAGCACAGGAGACTACAGAACTGGAATCCAATTCAACCTTTCAGTTTCAACTCTTACAAGTTAAaagggtgtttgtttttaaaacgATACATAGTGAAAAGTGGATATACAGAATgcattttaagatttttattagttgaaagaaaaaaagaacccTTTTGCTGAAAATATACAATTATGTGAATAAGATTACCTGCTTACTGTAAATAAAATAGGAGTTATCTGCATTGAAATAATTGCtgaattaagaagaaaaaactaCTGAGTGGATTCTTCAGTTCCTTACATTTTaacaatttgttttaaaaatataatttctattatCTAATTTAAtatacattttgaaaatatcCCCTATGTTGCAGTTATTCAAGGAAAGCAGTAAACTCAATGGAAGGTATATTCTTTTAGCTGCAGCAATACAAAAAGCCATTAATTCACAGTTAAAATAGAACATTACTCATTCACAAGTGCAATGTAGCTTGAGCTTAACCAATGTGAAATTCCACCAGGAACAAGACTAAGTTACTTGCAAAATTGATTTAGCTGGAAACCCATATAGTAAATAAAGTATTTCCATTACAATTGTATTGTCTAAACTTGTATTGTCTAAATTTAAGTTACATAAAATTTGAAGACAGGATATGATTATAAGTAACATACAGATGCTTCTAGTAACATCTAAAAGCTGTTACCAATTACTGCCCCAACACTGGAGCCACATCAGTCTTCTAGGCCTAAAAGGTTTTCAAAGTTGTCAGGTTTTGGTGATGTGCCAGAATGTAATTGataaagaaaatctttttaACTTAAGAATCCTGATTTTAAACTTTTAAGACCTCATTTGTTGTTTTAATTCCACAAAAAACCCAGCTCTTCGCCTGTGAGTTCACAAGCTGTATATGTAACTGATTTAAAGCTGGGGGAAAGGTGCAAGATAGTATCTTAGCACAACTGGCTGCAGTTCAACATCCTTACGGAAACAATTCAAGGAAGCTTCTCTGATAATTGTTCTTCCAGTACAAACTTTCTAAGTTCTTGGGCATACCTGAAATTCATTGTTTGCATCCACTTCTGTTATCAGGTTGCTCTACACCCTCATTTTGTCCACACATTGCATGTTTTGAAGTTAGTGCTGACTGATCTGCAAATGTTTTCCTCAGGCTGTATGTGGCAATTACAAAATATATAGACAGAAGACTCATCTCCTGAACACTGGCTGTTGAGGTACTAGAAAGAGTATGTGCTGGCAAGCGTTTCACAAGTGAGCAAAATGCTactttttctgtttatattgacagaaaaacagaaccaaaatCTAGCTTATCCTCATCTGTCCTCCACAACACTTTGCTCAGATCAGTAATGTATAACGGATTCAGATAAATTTCGATTCCTAGGAGTTGGGTGTCAAACAAGTTAGAAGCATTTGTACGTTACTAAGTCATCCCCATGTAGTTCAAGAAGTTCATCCTGTCAACTAAATTGCAGAAGTGTGCCTTTAGTGCCTAATTTTCAGAAGAACAAAAGTTTGCAATACactcacaaaaatattttgaaatttttcccTGGTTACTTTTGGCCAGATTTTGTGAAACTTACTTCCCCCTCCAATAAAAGCATCCTAGATGAAAACAAATTGTTTTCAGGTATCTCCCTTTTCATCTGAGCTATGGattatattaaaaaaccaaCTGATTAATTAGCTACTCTAGAACCTAAGCATTAAGAACTCCCTATAGAAAGGAgaaggttttccttttttttattctatattAAAGAATCAATTCCAATATGCAGATTCAAGATTTCAAGTAGCTACATGCAGGACTTCTACCACTCTGAAATCCAGGTGCCTACACCAGGAATAGCAGTTAATTTGTAGTGTACAAAATGCCAATATGCAAGAAGCAAATCAAAGCAACTCCAATTCTGCAGCTGATTTTTTCTCCTCTGGCTTTacttttgttgggtttt is a genomic window of Ammospiza nelsoni isolate bAmmNel1 chromosome Z, bAmmNel1.pri, whole genome shotgun sequence containing:
- the RPS6 gene encoding small ribosomal subunit protein eS6, which translates into the protein MKLNISFPATGCQKLIEVDDERKLRTFYEKRMATEVLADSLGEEWKGYVVRISGGNDKQGFPMKQGVLTHGRVRLLLSKGHSCYRPRRTGERKRKSVRGCIVDANLSVLNLVIVKKGEKDIPGLTDTTVPRRLGPKRASRIRKLFNLSKEDDVRQYVVRKPLNKEGKKPRTKAPKIQRLVTPRVLQHKRRRIALKKQRTQKNKEEAAEYAKLLAKRMKEAKEKRQEQIAKRRRLSSLRASTSKSESSQK